tttttaCGTATTAACTCTTTCCTAAATATGTATGTTATTCTCCTTGTAGTATATATTCGAATTTGCAGCCTTGAATGTGGGCTCAAACTTTTGTAAGTGTCTACTGGACTTGAATTTCAGTATGATTTGGTTAATGCAAGTACTAGAGCTGTATGGACTATAATTCGTACGTGTCTAATTCGTACGTGTCTACTGAAGTGGCGGAGCCAGACTtttttggttaagggtgttcatatttttccttgggcaaagaactgtttaaaaaataaagaaaataaagcattgTTGTACCTGCCAAGGTTCAAACCCGGGTTGTTGATGCAGAAATGCAcacactcttgaccactggactatgcttctctagcttgtcaagggtgtgcaacaacatgtatataaccataaatattcatatttaacctatatactcgaaaaaaAATTTCGACGAAGgatgttcatctgaccacccttcgttgGTTGTGGCTCTGCCACTGGTCTACTGGACTTGAATTTCAGTATGATTTGGTTAATGCAAGTACTAGAGCTCTGTGGACTACAAGTAAGCCCAATAGAACAATACGTCACATATATGCTGGTGTTACTAGATGGACCAGACGAACAACTTTTCgttttaattatttgaatcaaTGTTGGAGTTGAAACgacacaattatgaaaaaaataggtAAATTTAATTATGtctaatatatataaattgtaaGTATGTATTTATTTATCGGTTCATTTTTTTTGGAAcactaaaccaaaccaaatgtTCTCAACTTTTAAAACCTTAAAACTaaacctaaccaaaccaaaccaattttGATTTCACACTACACAAAACGAAATGTTTTTCGACTTTTAAAACCtcaaaaccaaacctaaccaaaccaaatcgGTTTCGATTTATTAagttagtttgattcaatttgtcTATTCGTATCGATTTTTTGGTCTCATTTGAAACACCTCTATATATAACTTTGGAACCGCTTGATATAAAATTGGTATAAGAGAAATACATGTTTCACCACCAAAGGATGTGATGCAGTGGATGGAGCTGCTCCTTCCTTAACTAGAGGTCTCGGGTTTGAGCACTACCTCGAATGGGCCCTGCCCGAAGTGAATCCggattagtcggactccaataTGAGTATCGAACACcgaatggagaaaaaaaaaaagaaaagaaatacatGTTCCTATTTCAAATGCAAAAAAATCTATAGACCTCCTTCAAACATAGTATTTGTGCAGTTGGCTCATTAAGATGGGATAACATTCAGCCCCAAAAGTTTGATTTGCAAACTTCCGTCTTCAAATATATCGACTAAAAATAGAGTAACATGTATCACCAGTAAATAGGCAAacagggattttatgtaatttttaaaatatagtgtCCTgaatatgggatttgtgtaatttttcctgaAGTAGAAAATTTTCGGGAATGTGTAGCCGATTGTGATTTAACTAAATTGCCATCAAGAGGACAGAAGTACACCTGGAGACACAGAACTTATCCAAAACTTGACTGGATTACTATGAATTCAGTTTGGTTAAATAGCATGTCTGCTTGTGATGGTGAGTATCTACCCGAGGGAATCAGTGATCACTGCCAGCTAAGGGTGTATTTGCAGAATCAAGTTAGAAGGAATGGAAGAATATACaaaaacatacccagtgtattcccacataccATATCTACGCATCCCCAATTCACTAATATTATTCAATCTAGCTGTGGAGGATAGTAAGGAAATGTATGAGTGAGTTGCCAGATTTTCATTATGACCTCATGTACTAAAAGCCCAAACTAACTCATCTAGTTTTTTGTTGATGACTTGATGATCATCTGCAAAGGAGAAGTTTCTGCAGTATCTAGAATTATGGAGGCACTGCAGCATATTGGAGAGGTGACAAGGTTGATGGctaaaatgaataaatcaaatatattcaTTGCAGGGGTGACTGATAGTGTCAAGAGTCAGATCTTGCAGGAAACTGCATATACAGAAGGCTCCTTACCCATAACATATCTTGGACTTCCATTATCCTCCAAGAAGTAGAGAAAGATGGAGTGCAAGTAGCTTGCTGAGAAAATAACTTCTAGTATCACTAAAATATACTCTAAATAGCTGGGCAGACTGCAGGTTATAACTTCATTTTATTTGTTATTCACAGTTTCTGGGGGTCAATCTTTATCCTTGCCCAAAGTGGGATCAAAGAAGTTGGTAAAAGGTGCAGAGAATACTTATAGGTAAGTACAACAGACAAAAGAAAGACTTCCTTGGTGGCACGGGACAATGTTTGTATGCCTAAGAAGTGTGGAGGGTTGAACGTAGAAGGTTGTAAGATGTGGGATATGACATCCGTTGGCAAGCTACTCAGGCAGTTGGCTAAGAAACAAGATATGCTTTGGGTGTACGTGAAGGATAATACTGATATATGGAGCCATCATTCACCACAAGATAGCAGCTGATATTGGAGGAAATTAAATGATATTAAGAATGATATGTAATCCTGGTATTCATAAGGAACTTACGTGCTAACAGAAAATGGGAAGTATTCTCTAGGTGCCAGTTCTGTTAAGTTGATTGGTGAATGGTGCTCAAAGAAGATTGAGAATAACACGTGGAGTAAGGTGGCACAACCAAGGCATAGATTCATCACTTGGCTAGCAGCTCAAAGCAGACTGTTAAACAAGGATAGACTACTGAAAATGAATATTCCACTGGATGGTTTGACATGCTGCTTATGTAATACTTAGGCTAGAGAAACTCATACTCATGTATTTGCTAATTGTGCTTGGACTAAGGTGATCATTAATGCATTGACCAGTGGGCCATAGTGCTAATTCCAGCTGGCGATGTGCAACAGGTTTTTAATAAAATCAGGAATAGGAATTGGAAGCAATTCAAAAAGAGGTAATTGCTGCACCATGGAGCTCTATGGTCTACCATGTATGGAAGGCTAGGAATTGGAGAATTTATCAATTGAATACATATACTGTAATTACACAGATCAAACAGAGTTTTAAAGCTAGGCTAGATATGTTGGACACAGCAAAAAAGGAAGTAGGTGCAGCAGGTTCCTTCAAgttttttttacttaaaattaGTTTGAATATTGAGGCCCACTAGCTTAACTTTCAAAAGAGAAGTcttggagtaaccggtaaagtaGTTGTCATATCAAGTTACGGGTTCAAGTCTTGAAAACATGCAAAGAAAGACAACTACAAcccacccttgtggtggggcacTTCCTCGGATCCCGCACATAGcaagagctttagtgcaccgaactGTCCTTTATTTGGTTTAACTTTCAAGGTTGGTTAGCCATAGGTGCTCTATAGGTATATGATTGTGTTGTTAATGGTAATGTTTACATTTGTTACCAAAAAAACGAAACTAATCACCTTCGCCTTTTGACACTTTAGTTCTTGAATCAGCAGCTACATAAAACTTATAGATTTTGCTATGGAAGAAACAAAAGATGGTAGATGAGTATTCAGATTTCAAGTTGCAACAAGATTAAACCAATTCTAAACTTGAATTGTCTTTGGTAAAACTATCTTGAGAACACAAGACTATGCGACGTGATTTCACTATGCTAAAATCAACCTAGTGCAATACTAGGACATTTCAAACACCAGTATATATATCCATATTAGCAGAAGAATGGATAAAAAATGAAGAGAACTCGAAAATAATATCTCCAACCTCGTATCTTAAAGAGGATTGCAGAAGCCAGTTCATAAAGCTTCTCTTTAATAACAAAACTGCATCAGTTAACAACAGGAGGATCTCTGTACATTAGAAAGTTGCTCCCGCATTAGCTTGAATATGCCTAGGCATTCCACTTCCTGGCATTAAAGATGTGTTCGCATCCCACTATGTTTGAAGCAGATGGTTTGAACATCAAACTTTCACTGGACTTATTCATCATCAGATGAATCTGAATCGGCTGACATCCTAGCATCGTCTGCAACAGTTGTGTCCTGCATGAACATCAGATCACATTGATTGCAATGAGGGAGATTATCCTTACCGCATTGAGATCCAATCACTAGGATTGTTAACTTAATAAGGATTTTGAAGTTTTGAGTCTAGGGGAACACTTCACTATATATTAATATGTTGGAACCCCCCTTTTTAATAGAATAACATAATGATTGATAAAGACTGGCTTCTGCTATGTCATGTCGAATTCGCAATCATGGTGTCTAGGTAAATTCAGAATTTTAGGAGTGTTATCCTTACCGGATTCTTATCCCAGTCCTTTAACTTGGGATTAGCCAGCATGTAATTATCACGTAGAGGAGCCCACGAGGGACCTTCATCATTCAAAGAATTGGATGCACCAGCCTGCATGAATTAAACTACAGAATTAAGGGAAAAGGGCAGCAGCCTGAATGAAAATGACCGGCATGCATATGTGAATCTTGAAAATGTTCTTTTTTTTGGACAAGCACTAGAAAAATATCAAGTCCTCCATGTTCAAGTTGCTTCTTCCTTCTACTCACATCATGATTGGTAATTGTAATGAAGCGGCACAATATATCACATTAATTGGATGTACCATTCATTTATGAGCAACTCATCCAAGTGTGAAGCGAATGTAACAatggaaaaataatataaaactaaataaataaccaactagagatgacatgaaaataattttgtccGATACGAGCCATTTTGGTTCGCCCCGGGCCCTCCACCCGActcaaaaaacaaaagaaaatgatgaccCAAGACAAGATTACTATACGAAAGATGTTGCAAAATAATGAGAGGAACTTTCAGAATGATCATAATTCtaagaggaagaaaaagagttgaCCTTTGATACAGCTGTCTGTGATGGTGTCTTGCCCAATTCAGAGAAAAAGACTTCTCTTCGTCGCTTCTTTATTGCTATACATCAGAAAATAGAAGTTATTGTATTGGATACAGGATAACAGCTCTTAAGGCTAATAATTTCTACACTATTCCCAATTGACTTATAAAGAATTTGTTATTACTCGCagtttaaaagatgaaaatttgcaGTTAATTCCTATCTTACTTCTATCATTTGAACAGTAATACGCCATATGCAGAGTTCACAGTTTCTTCTAAGAAACAATCATTTCTTTGTCAAATAATTAAGATTCAATGTATAATCTATGTATCTGTATTCTGCCCTTACCTTTCTCGTCTTTTTCCCTTGAGGGATTTAACCCTTTTTGAGCATGTTGTGCTTTGTTAACCTGCATCACATACGCAGACAAATTTGAGCTAGCTGAAAGTAGCAGAAAACTTTTTATAAAACAGAAGCATATCAAATTTGAAATGTGTACTGCAACTTACAGCATTGAATAACTTGACAACTGATAGTCCGGCAATCCCCATAAAATTAAGAACCAAGTTAGTTAGGTATGACAGACAGCTTATTAATACATTTGTAATACTAATATAAACTccaaaacaaaaaggaaaagttGATTACCTCCCTTTGTTGCAACTTCTATTAGAGACTTTTCATGGGAGTCCAAGAAATTTTCAGGCTTCACATGTCCCTTTTCTCTTATCTTTTGCACAGATGTCAAAGTTTAGAACAAGACCATTAATACACTAAGAAAGGAGATAAACTTATTTAAGAAATGTAGCAATTAAATGAAACCAGAGAGAATTACCAAGTGTTTCTCCTTTTTTGCCTCCCCCTTAACCTTTCGCTCTACATCTTCTTCAGCAAGCTTCTCTGCAACAAGCTTCTTGTGTGCCGATAAGACAGGGCCCTGCAGGTTAAGTTCATCAGACACACATATTTACCATTAGCTTCTCCTAACACTTCCTATCTGCAGTTAGTATGAGTTTCTAACCTATTAGTTCATCCGAATCCAGTTTACATACTATTAACTGAATACATGCATTAAAAGGTGTAGAAAGGGTCTGTCACATCTTTGGAAACAACAACTTTTTTTCTTGCGAAATAAGAAACAAAATGCTATTTTTCTGCATAGTTGTCTTGTTTTCTCCTCCGGACATGCTTTGTTTTATCCCAAACACTCCTAGAAGATTAATATCTCAACATCAAACTCAGACACCCAttaagaaacaaaacaaaataaaattatttgaagccttgaaagttcaaaaaaaaaattaaaaaaaaaaaaaggaacaagaaGCCAGCCGATTATGCTTCCTTTGAAACATGGAATTACCAGTCTGAtgttaaattacaaaattaaatgaGATGACCAAAAACAAATGTTGGAGAAAACAAAGGTTGCTCACCAGTATATCATCAGAAGCAGACTTCTTTAGTATCTTCTTGAACGCCAATCTGAATGCGTTACAACCATCTATGAACTTAGTAATTCCAGGCTGAACTTCCCCATCTTCATCTTCGGATATCTCAAGTTCCTCGTCGTCATCCTCTTCTCCATCATCCTCCCACTCCTCTTCAAAATCATCCTTCTCTTTACAATATGATACACGTTTCTCTTTGCCGTATGATTTAG
The Capsicum annuum cultivar UCD-10X-F1 unplaced genomic scaffold, UCD10Xv1.1 ctg3354, whole genome shotgun sequence genome window above contains:
- the LOC107871313 gene encoding RRP15-like protein (The sequence of the model RefSeq protein was modified relative to this genomic sequence to represent the inferred CDS: added 277 bases not found in genome assembly) — encoded protein: MAEELQSVSEAGKFFRKRKMERKKKGGKGKKKQKSVPFSENRIKIDNKMKKLFEKRARDYNSDDDDNDAEPSPVTRAKPTSYGKQKPKSYGKEKPKSYGKMTPKSYGKEKPKSYGKEKRVSYCKEKDDFEEEWEDDGEEDDDEELEISEDEDGEVQPGITKFIDGCNAFRLAFKKILKKSASDDILGPVLSAHKKLVAEKLAEEDVERKVKGEAKKEKHLIREKGHVKPENFLDSHEKSLIEVATKGVVKLFNAVNKAQHAQKGLNPSREKDEKAIKKRRREVFFSELGKTPSQTAVSKAGASNSLNDEGPSWAPLRDNYMLANPKLKDWDKNPDTTVADDARMSADSDSSDDE